The nucleotide sequence CCTCTGCAATGATCTCCCGTTGGTCATTTACTATTTTTTCCAATAGTGCTACATTGCTTTCCTCACTCATGGCCTCATCACCATCTCCACGCATCCCTATCGTCACCAAACTTTCATGGCTTCCCATCCGCTCCATACCCTTCCTCCAGAACTGCCTTAATTTCTCATCATTCTTGGTATAATCCCATTCACCTTCTCCATGCTTGGCCCAATCCACATGGGCACGCATCAAAGGCTCATGATGGGAAGTACCGATGACTACTCCATATTTATCCGCCAAAACAGGATTGAGAGGATCGTCCTCATATAGGGAACGGCCCCACATGGCCGGCCATAGAAAATTCCCTTTTAACCTTAAAATCAGTTCGTAAACTTTCTCATAAAACTTATGGTTAAAGCCTCCAAATTTCTCATGGGCCCAGCCACTTAAAGCCGGTGCTTCGTCATTGATAAATATTCCCCGGTACTTTACCGCAGGGCTTCCCAAACTGTACCTGCCCTTTTTTATATAAAGTGATCCTGATTTTTTTACAGGCACATCAGCCCACCAGCTCCAGGGGCTTACCCCAATCTGTTCAGACATCTCATATATACCGAAAATCGTTCCCCGCTTATCACTGCCCGCAATTACCAAAGCCTCTTCAACGCCTGGAAATGGTTTTGGAACGGTTTGAATTAAAAAGCTTTCCCATTTCCCTCCCACATCACTCACTTCTAGTTTCCTGTTCTCAATAAGATCATTGATCAAATTACTCTCCCCGATGGTACCAATAATCACCATTCGGGACGATTGACTGTCTAGCGGTCTATCCAATAATTCGGGAGTAACTCCGGTAACCTCCTGTATATCACTTAAAAAATTCTCAACCGCTACCTTTACACCTCCATCAGCTTCCTCTTCCAATAAAATAGCAGAAGAACCATTTGTTCCTACCAATGAAAATCCCTTATCATCTGGTTCAAAACTTACAATTTTCTCCAATTGTTGAGCTTCTAGTGAGGACATTGAAAGCCCAAGCCATGCAATTAATAAAGACTTTATGATTACTTTTTTAAATACAAGCATATATTTTTATTAAATCAGCACTTAAATACCTAGCAATGAAACACTTTTTGTGTTTCATTGAAGAAAAAATCAGGAGAGACCCTCTCCTGATTTTTCGTTATGTATAACCCTATTTTAACCTAAACCCATCTATGGTCCAGTGTTAACTCTTTTTATCCTATGGATATAATTTCTTTTTGTTTCCTATTAAATCACAACACTGCTTATCAGCCAATTCCTCTATTTTTCATCACACTGATAACTGGCAATCCTCATTTGATTTGCAAGTGGTAAACCCCACGTTAAAATCCGCCCACAAACCAATATGAGGGTCCAGTATATCATGATCTATTCTTCTATGATCGGTTCAATAAGTTCTATACTTCCATCTTCCAAGTGACGAAGTGGACTCATCTTTACATTCCGTAAATAATTTTTATTCGATAGTTCTGTATCGTGATAAAAAATATACCACTGCCCGTCAAACTCAACAATTGAATGATGATTGGTCCATCCTTGTACTGGATTCAATATTACCCCTTGGTATGTAAAAGGACCGTATGGATTATTTCCAGTGGCATAAACTATCTTATGCGTATCTCCGGTAGAATAAGAGAAATAATAAGTACCATTATATTTGTGCATCCAAGATGCTTCAAAAAACCTTTTCTCATGATCTCCTGCTTTGATGGGATTTCCAGCTTCATCTAAAATGACAACATCTCTTGGTGCTTCATTGAATTGCAACATATCATCGCTTAGCATGGCCACTTGGGGTGCTATAGCTGGCTCGTTATCCTCAGGCTCATCATCATAGGGACTATTCCCTGTCGATACATATTTTCCGGTCCTCCATTTTTGAAGCTGTCCACCCCAGATTCCTCCCCAATAGATATAATATTGACCGTCATCATCCTGAAAAACTGATGGATCCATACTGAAACTACCTTTCATTGGTGCTTCCTCTGGTATGAAAGGACCTGTTGGTTCATCTGAAACAGCTACTCCCAACCTGAATAAATCCTCATGGTCTTTTGCCGGAAAATAGAGATAATATTTACCGTCTTTTTCAGCAGCATCTGGAGCCCACATTTGCCGTTTTGCCCACTTCACATCCTTGACATCCAAAACCTTTCCATGATTAACTACTTGCCCGTTTGCCTTATCCAACGAAAACACAAAATAATCCTTCATATTGTATTGCGCTCCTGAGTCATCTTCCTCCACTGTAGATTCCACATCATGAGAGGGGTATATATATATTTTATTCTCAAAAACATGGGCTGAAGGATCAGCCGTATAGATTTCCTTGATCAAAGGGGGATTAAGAAACTCGACTGCTTCCGCTGTATCTAAAGTAAATTCCTTCTTAGACTCTTCGGTATTTCCCCTTCCACATCCAGAAATAATACCTCCTGCAATAAAAACAAGTGTGATGAATATTGGATATCTCATGATTCCTTTAATTGGTTTAATAGGTTTGATTTAATAATCTATATTGGCTAAATGAACTTTGATCAAGGCATCACTCCATCTTGATCTTTAAGCACTTCTATTTGTTTTATTACTTCTTCCTTGATAGCGTAATCTTTTTCAAAAACCAGTGGATATGCCGTCCTCCCCACTATAGGCCAGTTATTTAACCAGCTATCCTGATCTCGAATCCCCCAAAATGTCACCCTGCTTATATCTGTTCGATATTTCTGAAATAATTGGAAAAGCTCGAAATATCGTTTGGCTAATTTTTGTTTGATTTCCTCAGGAATACCTTTTTTTAATGGATCGTATTGTGGTTCATAATCAAAATTGTCATCTATATCAGCACCACGCCTGTTGGTAGGATTAGGCAGTACATCGATATCCAATTCTGTAATCATTACTTTTAACCCCTGATCGGCAATCTTTTTGATCGATGCTTCTATTTGTGCTAATGTGGGGGTAGCTAGTCCGTAATGTCCCTGCATTCCTACCCCGTCTATATGCACACCCTCAGCTTGCATTTCTTTCACCATCTCTATCACTGCATCGATCTTCTGAGGTTTCCAAAGATTATAATCATTATAATACAGTTCTGCACCACCATCCACTTCCTTGGCTTTCTTGAATGCCTGTTTGATAAAGTCCTTGCCTATTGCATTATACCAATTAGACTTGCGGTATTCTCCATCATCGGTAAAGGCCTCATTTACCACATCCCAGCCATGTATCCTTCCCTTATACCTTCCCATCACGGTTTCAATATGTCCTTCCATGCGTTTGTTAAGGACTTTTTCATCTAATAATTCTCCATTTGAATTTTCAAATACCCAAGAAGGTGTTTGATTATGCCATACTAGGGTATGTCCAATGATAAACATATCCAACTGTTCGCCTAATTCAACATAACGATCTGCGGATTCAAAAACGTAGGTATCAGGTCTTGGGTGAACTGATTGCCACTTCAATAAATTTTCTGGACTGATACTGTTAAAGTTCTTTGACAGTACTTGCTTTACCTTATTATTATCGACATTAATGTTTCGTAAACTCAATGCCGATCCTATATAAAAATCTTCTATAAATACCTCCTTGAAGCCAAGTCGGTCATTGGTGCTAAAGCCACTCAATAAAATAAATATTAAACCGACTAAAAAACTCCTTTTCAATAAAGCACTCTTCATACGTAATACACGATTATTATTGGGTTATCATTGATCTATCCAAACAAAAATCCTTTCTATCGTCTGGATACAAAACAAACTTAAACCAAACAAAATCAATTTAAAAGTATCACAAACACATACAAATACCTGAAAATCAAAAGGTTAAATAAAAATCGCTCGTTTAAATATCAAACAGTTTAAAACTACTGCCTATTATAAAAACTTAGCTCATATTACCAATGAATGAACTTTTGGTAAAAATTACTAAACAATATAGTTAAGAAGCATTGACAATAATTGCGCTTTAAACAAAATCTTGATTATCAGAAAGTTAAAAATAAAATTATACTAAAACCCCATTTATATTTCGCTTAAAGAAAATGATAAACCTTTAATTAACGACTTTAACTGCGTGTATTTTTAAAAGCTATGGACCTTTATTTTTTATTTGTATATTCAACACTTTATTACTAACCCAAATAATCTTCATAGTAAAATGAATCGCTTTTATTTTATTATTAGTCTACTTCTTTATCAAATATTTTCTTTTCAAGATTTATATGGGAAGCAAACTGAAAAAGATGATAATATATTCTATATAGAAGAGGCTAAAGACTATGCAAATATCATTGAATACATGGATTATTACGTTGACCCTTCATCGCAACTAGGCATCCAGGATATTTCATCTCCAGAATACATTAATAAATTTGAGCCAGTTTCTGATATTCATGTTGTTTATGAAGCATTTGACCAAAACATTTGGTTAAGACTGAAAATCAAAAATTTAGAAAACATCCATAATCATTCATGGTATTTTGAATCTTGGGGTTTTGACATCAATCAATTTACTTATTATTTTCCCAATCCTGACGGTAGCTTTACTGCTAATACCTCAGGATATGATTTTCCATTTTACCAAAGGAATATCAAACACAAAAACTTTAATTACCTCCTTGACATAAGGCCTGGAGAGCAAAAGACATACTATTTTAAGGTAAAGAGAAGCTATCCGCTTGCCTTTAATCTACATTTGCGTACCAATGAAAAATTCATTGCACACACCCTCAACGAATATTATTTCTTAGGTATATATTATGGTGTGCTAACACTCATTTTGGTCTTCAATCTATATCTAGTATACAAGTTAAGAGACACTTTATACCTCTACTTTGCAGGTTTGATACTGGCCTGTATTTGGTTTTCTTTTGGTAGGGATGGCTTAGGCTTTCAATATTTATGGCCAAATCATCCTGAATTTAATTTTTTGACCCAAGGAAATATCACACAGGTGGCAGTGGTCATAGCTACTTT is from Echinicola marina and encodes:
- a CDS encoding glycoside hydrolase family 43 protein, translating into MRYPIFITLVFIAGGIISGCGRGNTEESKKEFTLDTAEAVEFLNPPLIKEIYTADPSAHVFENKIYIYPSHDVESTVEEDDSGAQYNMKDYFVFSLDKANGQVVNHGKVLDVKDVKWAKRQMWAPDAAEKDGKYYLYFPAKDHEDLFRLGVAVSDEPTGPFIPEEAPMKGSFSMDPSVFQDDDGQYYIYWGGIWGGQLQKWRTGKYVSTGNSPYDDEPEDNEPAIAPQVAMLSDDMLQFNEAPRDVVILDEAGNPIKAGDHEKRFFEASWMHKYNGTYYFSYSTGDTHKIVYATGNNPYGPFTYQGVILNPVQGWTNHHSIVEFDGQWYIFYHDTELSNKNYLRNVKMSPLRHLEDGSIELIEPIIEE
- a CDS encoding endo-1,4-beta-xylanase; the encoded protein is MKSALLKRSFLVGLIFILLSGFSTNDRLGFKEVFIEDFYIGSALSLRNINVDNNKVKQVLSKNFNSISPENLLKWQSVHPRPDTYVFESADRYVELGEQLDMFIIGHTLVWHNQTPSWVFENSNGELLDEKVLNKRMEGHIETVMGRYKGRIHGWDVVNEAFTDDGEYRKSNWYNAIGKDFIKQAFKKAKEVDGGAELYYNDYNLWKPQKIDAVIEMVKEMQAEGVHIDGVGMQGHYGLATPTLAQIEASIKKIADQGLKVMITELDIDVLPNPTNRRGADIDDNFDYEPQYDPLKKGIPEEIKQKLAKRYFELFQLFQKYRTDISRVTFWGIRDQDSWLNNWPIVGRTAYPLVFEKDYAIKEEVIKQIEVLKDQDGVMP